One genomic segment of Jaculus jaculus isolate mJacJac1 chromosome 2, mJacJac1.mat.Y.cur, whole genome shotgun sequence includes these proteins:
- the Tp53inp1 gene encoding tumor protein p53-inducible nuclear protein 1 isoform X1: MFQRLNKMFVGEVNTSSNQEPEFNEKEDDEWILVDFIDTCTGFSAEEEEEDDDISEESPTEHTSVFSCLPASLECLADTSDSCFLQFESCPMEESWFITPPPCFTAGGLTTIKVETSPMENLLIEHPSMSVYAVHNSCPGLSEASCETDELHNSSTPRVEAQSEMGQHVRCYVAALTAHASFLEQPKSFRPSQWIKEHSERQSLNRNNLRRQNLARDCHSRQVKHSGWVVHQPCPRQYNY; the protein is encoded by the exons ATGTTTCAGAGGCTGAATAAAATGTTTGTAGGTGAAGTCAATACTTCTTCCAACCAAGAACCAGAATTTAATGAGAAAGAAGATGATGAATGGATTCTGGTTGACTTCATAG ACACTTGCACTGGTTTCtcagcagaggaagaggaggaagacgaCGATATCAGTGAGGAGTCACCTACAGAGCACACTTCAGTCTTCTCTTGTTTACCTGCTTCCCTGGAGTGCTTGGCTGATACAAGTGATTCTTGCTTCCTCCAGTTTGAATCCTGTCCGATGGAGGAGAGCTGGTTTATCACCCCTCCCCCATGTTTCACTGCAGGTGGATTAACCACTATCAAGGTGGAAACAAGTCCTATGGAAAACCTTCTCATTGAACATCCCAGCATGTCAGTCTATGCTGTGCATAACTCCTGCCCTGGTCTCAGTGAGGCCAGCTGTGAGACTGATGAACTTCATAACTCAAGTACTCCCAG AGTGGAAGCCCAAAGCGAAATGGGGCAGCACGTCCGCTGCTATGTTGCTGCTCTTACTGCTCATGCAAGTTTCCTGGAACAACCCAAGAGCTTCCGTCCTTCCCAGTGGATAAAAGAGCACAGTGAAAGACAGTCTCTGAACAGAAACAATCTTCGTCGCCAAAATCTTGCCAGGGATTGCCACTCTCGGCAAGTCAAGCACAGTGGCTGGGTGGTTCACCAGCCCTGCCCACGGCAGTATAATTACTAA
- the Tp53inp1 gene encoding tumor protein p53-inducible nuclear protein 1 isoform X2, with translation MFQRLNKMFVGEVNTSSNQEPEFNEKEDDEWILVDFIDTCTGFSAEEEEEDDDISEESPTEHTSVFSCLPASLECLADTSDSCFLQFESCPMEESWFITPPPCFTAGGLTTIKVETSPMENLLIEHPSMSVYAVHNSCPGLSEASCETDELHNSSTPRARKSCL, from the exons ATGTTTCAGAGGCTGAATAAAATGTTTGTAGGTGAAGTCAATACTTCTTCCAACCAAGAACCAGAATTTAATGAGAAAGAAGATGATGAATGGATTCTGGTTGACTTCATAG ACACTTGCACTGGTTTCtcagcagaggaagaggaggaagacgaCGATATCAGTGAGGAGTCACCTACAGAGCACACTTCAGTCTTCTCTTGTTTACCTGCTTCCCTGGAGTGCTTGGCTGATACAAGTGATTCTTGCTTCCTCCAGTTTGAATCCTGTCCGATGGAGGAGAGCTGGTTTATCACCCCTCCCCCATGTTTCACTGCAGGTGGATTAACCACTATCAAGGTGGAAACAAGTCCTATGGAAAACCTTCTCATTGAACATCCCAGCATGTCAGTCTATGCTGTGCATAACTCCTGCCCTGGTCTCAGTGAGGCCAGCTGTGAGACTGATGAACTTCATAACTCAAGTACTCCCAG GGCCAGGAAAAGCTGCTTATAA